The Metamycoplasma phocicerebrale genome includes a region encoding these proteins:
- the rpmA gene encoding 50S ribosomal protein L27, translating into MAHTKSGGTTSNSRDSAGRRLGVKATDGQFVTAGSIIYRQRGTKIFPGQNVGRGKDDTLYALIDGVVKFENRINRKFASVYPAETK; encoded by the coding sequence ATGGCACATACGAAATCTGGTGGAACAACCTCTAATAGTAGGGACTCGGCTGGTAGAAGATTAGGCGTTAAAGCTACTGATGGTCAATTCGTAACAGCAGGTAGCATTATCTATAGACAAAGAGGAACTAAAATTTTCCCAGGACAAAATGTAGGACGTGGAAAAGATGATACTCTTTATGCTTTAATTGATGGAGTTGTTAAATTTGAAAACAGAATTAATAGAAAATTTGCTTCAGTTTATCCAGCTGAAACAAAATAA
- the rplU gene encoding 50S ribosomal protein L21: MFAIIETGGKQLIVKKGDVIYIEKVEGNEGDSITFDKVLAIKDKIGTPYLEKASVLGTIEKQGKAKKIVVYRHNAKSTHKRKLGHRQPYTRVQITEIKEK, encoded by the coding sequence ATGTTTGCTATTATCGAAACAGGTGGAAAGCAACTAATCGTTAAAAAAGGCGACGTTATTTACATCGAAAAAGTAGAAGGCAACGAAGGTGATTCAATTACTTTTGATAAAGTTTTAGCTATTAAAGATAAAATTGGAACACCTTATTTAGAAAAAGCTTCTGTTTTAGGAACAATTGAAAAACAAGGAAAAGCAAAAAAAATAGTAGTTTATAGACACAATGCCAAATCAACACATAAACGTAAATTAGGTCACCGTCAACCTTATACAAGAGTACAAATTACAGAAATTAAGGAGAAATAA